From one Aspergillus fumigatus Af293 chromosome 8, whole genome shotgun sequence genomic stretch:
- a CDS encoding putative acetylornithine aminotransferase, translated as MTREDQREGKVVRLSSKTKELLEIDSKHSAGGIFPLPVFIKSGKDSILKDADGKEIIDFICMLSATNLGQCHPKLLQAMTTSMQTITLTNIATKVGDWAEFTRDMCARFGYDKMVGMVSGTEGADAAVKFARKWGIKRKGIPPRDVLVLGVSDNYHGVGSGIWPIMNDMGQASGKYIAFSVLTCSLTPALSLPTDQLWHHQRESSKYEPDDWGAPEVWMPGRRRASPCWQSRTCGRNNHGVYPREKTEELNFAIGVRQLCKRYNILFIADEVRMGSGKTGKFLCSNWMGPENKPDMVVMGKSITGGAYPASYIFGNHEVMDLIGGYEPVATFGMAPAAIAATRATLEIIDEEKLVDRATWIGQVWKKETAGWSMPWLDYTTNRGADLGLYLKRTGNPRLTTRRLSMLCLHKGIFTYPDGDRVRMGVALNIPEADLLRGMAILKEALLELDDYDEIETGPPMKGVIPEM; from the exons ATGACCCGGGAAGATCAGAGAGAGGGCAAGGTCGTGCGACTGTCCTCCAAGACGAAGGAGCTCTTGGAGATTGATAGCAAGCATTCCGCGGGAGGAATCTTTCCGCTTCCTGTCTTCATCAAGAGCGGCAAGGACTCTATATTGAAG GATGCTGATGGCAAGGAAATCATCGATTTCATCTGCATGTTGAGCGCCACCAACCTCGGCCAATGTCACCCGAAATTGCTCCAGGCGATGACCACCTCTATGCAGACAA TCACTCTCACCAACATCGCCACCAAAGTGGGCGACTGGGCGGAATTCACGCGGGACATGTGCGCCCGGTTCGGCTACGACAAGATGGTAGGGATGGTCTCCGGCACAGAAGGCGCTGATGCAGCCGTCAAGTTTGCCCGTAAATGGGGAATCAAGAGGAAGGGCATTCCGCCTCGAGATGTCCTCGTGCTTGGGGTTTCGGACAACTATCATGGCGTTGGCTCCGGGATCTGGCCCATCATGAATGATATGGGCCAAGCATCGGGTAAGTATATTGCATTCTCCGTTCTCACTTGTTCTCTTACTCCTGCCCTTTCTCTGCCGACAGATCA ATTATGGCATCATCAACGAGAATCTTCGAAATACGAACCCGACGACTGGGGAGCTCCTGAAGTATGGATGCCTGGAAGACGTCGAGCAAGTCCTTGCTGGCAATCACGGACGTGTGGCCGCAATAATCATGGAGTGTATCCACGGGAAAAAACG GAAGAGCTCAACTTTGCAATTGGCGTGCGCCAGCTCTGCAAGAGGTACAATATACTCTTCATTGCCGACGAAGTGCGAATGGGGTCGGGCAAAACTGGAAAGTTCCTTTGTTCCAACTGGATGGGTCCGGAGAACAAGCCCGACATGGTGGTTATGGGAAAGTCCATCACCGGCGGGGCTTATCCTGCCTCATACATCTTCGGAAACCACGAGGTGATGGATCTGATCGGCGGTTACGAGCCCGTGGCAACCTTCGGCATGGCACCGGCGGCGATCGCGGCCACTCGTGCGACACTGGAGATTatcgacgaggagaagctcgTCGACCGCGCGACCTGGATTGGACAGGtctggaagaaggaaacGGCCGGCTGGAGCATGCCGTGGCTTGACTATACCACAAACCGTGGTGCTGATTTGGGCCTCTACCTGAAACGAACTGGCAACCCGCGGCTCACCACCCGGCGACTCAGCATGCTGTGCCTCCACAAGGGCATTTTCACCTACCCAGATGGGGACCGCGTGCGCATGGGCGTGGCGTTGAACATTCCGGAGGCGGATCTTCTTCGCGGTATGGCGATTCTGAAAGAGGCTCTCCTTGAACTTGATGATTACGACGAGATCGAGACTGGGCCGCCAATGAAAGGTGTTATTCCAGAGATGTAA